The Bacteroidota bacterium genome has a window encoding:
- a CDS encoding enoyl-CoA hydratase/isomerase family protein, which yields MSNGTVQHKIADQVSTVTFYHPQSNSLPGALLRELAATIEAAGNDPGSRVIILQSEGEKAFCAGASFDELVAINDMETGKVFFSGFAAVINAMRKAPKFVIARVQGKAVGGGVGLASAADYAIAHESASVKLSELAVGIGPFVVGPAVERKIGTAAFGSLSINATEWQSAKWAADRGLYAEVHTSIEGVNEAVTKLANKLAASNPEAMLELKRVLWQGTDHWDQLLLDRAMISGRLVLSDFTRAAIAKFKGK from the coding sequence ATGTCCAACGGAACCGTACAGCACAAGATCGCCGATCAGGTATCAACCGTCACCTTTTATCATCCGCAAAGCAACTCCCTGCCGGGTGCCTTGCTGCGCGAACTGGCGGCTACGATCGAAGCCGCGGGGAACGATCCGGGCTCGCGCGTGATTATCCTGCAAAGTGAAGGAGAGAAAGCGTTCTGCGCCGGCGCTTCGTTCGACGAACTGGTTGCGATCAACGACATGGAAACCGGCAAGGTCTTCTTTTCAGGTTTCGCCGCGGTGATCAACGCCATGCGCAAGGCGCCGAAGTTCGTGATCGCACGGGTTCAGGGGAAAGCGGTGGGTGGCGGAGTCGGACTCGCTTCCGCAGCCGACTACGCGATCGCGCACGAAAGCGCGTCCGTCAAGCTGAGCGAACTGGCCGTGGGTATCGGACCGTTCGTGGTAGGTCCGGCAGTGGAGCGAAAGATCGGCACGGCGGCCTTCGGCTCGTTGTCGATCAACGCGACCGAATGGCAATCGGCCAAATGGGCTGCTGATCGCGGGCTGTATGCCGAAGTACACACTTCGATCGAAGGCGTGAACGAAGCAGTCACCAAGCTCGCCAACAAACTGGCCGCTTCGAACCCGGAAGCCATGCTCGAATTGAAGCGGGTACTCTGGCAAGGCACCGATCACTGGGACCAATTGCTCCTCGACCGCGCCATGATCAGCGGGCGGTTGGTGCTTTCGGATTTTACCAGGGCGGCGATTGCGAAGTTTAAGGGGAAGTGA
- a CDS encoding tetratricopeptide repeat protein: MTLRRWFVLAFLLILQPAIAQKTAIFLDPDRNYREGLDLFGKQKYGAAREYFEAVLKNPKGSQESRMGSAYYIGACAAELFHKDAEARLEQFLTEYPESPYYQEALYVTGNYLFRQKKYKKSADWFGRIDMARASQERKDEVNFKTGYGYYMTNDYDKASRSFYAVKDGNSKYASAARYYYAHMAYVNQNYETALKEFLKLRESEAFAPVAPYYITQIYYKQGKYDEILKFAPGALDSNAAKNGMEISRMVAESFYRKEAYADALPYLSDYEKNSGAAGRGDWYQLAYCYYRTNRHEAAIPYFQKVIGADDSLTQNAYYHLADCYLKTNARRSARTSFQSAGKSSFDPEIQEESRFAYAKLSYELNFQSAALEAFRTFTRDFPNSTHVDEANELLVGIYANTRNYKDALTAIEAVKNKTPYIKAAYQKVAYYRGVECYMDNQLKDAVTLFATSLKYPVDQLLVAEAQYWKGEALYRQNDFDGAVRAYNDYLFTPAAVKSPRYNLANYNVGYANFKRENYSEAQQAFRKYVKDKSQTDPKRYSDALLRVGDCLFMLKDQVGALDYYNQAISSGATSGDYALYQKGVILGVQGRFNDKILTLEKLVEKYPKSVYFDDAVFEIAQANLTIGKNEEALENFRKIITDYPSSSYVKKAELGEALVYYNTRQDERAMAAYKRIVEKYPNSAEARDALVQIKNISVAQNKVDDYLTYVKGVPNADVSIAGQDSVTYEAAELRYTQGNCEDATKDFDQYLKRFPDAIFRVNASYYRSDCLFRSKKYEDALEGYEYVISQPRSPFTEKSLLNAGIIQYRLKQYEKALRYYRTLESVAEVKENIVLAQAGQMRSSFRLNDYSSTIAMANRVLESGTSDKDLQNEANLLAGKSYFQQDDLGEARKSLSIVAKRTNSEMTAESKYYLAMIEFRLSNYKESQKLIFEIQNQVPSYDYWIAKGFILLGDNYLAQRDTFQAKETYKSIVDNYQKESSDPDDLKAIAQEKLGALEKDTPPVIGEEMNEKLKGEPAVEDTLEIK, encoded by the coding sequence ATGACCTTACGACGTTGGTTCGTGTTGGCGTTTTTGCTGATCCTACAGCCCGCAATTGCCCAGAAAACCGCAATCTTCCTTGACCCCGACCGGAACTACCGGGAAGGACTCGATCTGTTCGGTAAACAGAAGTACGGCGCCGCCCGTGAGTATTTCGAAGCCGTTTTGAAAAATCCCAAGGGCTCGCAAGAGTCCCGAATGGGTTCCGCCTATTACATCGGCGCTTGTGCGGCCGAGTTGTTTCACAAGGATGCGGAGGCCAGGCTGGAGCAGTTTCTGACCGAGTATCCGGAAAGCCCCTACTACCAGGAAGCGCTCTATGTGACCGGCAATTATCTCTTCCGCCAGAAGAAGTATAAGAAGTCGGCCGACTGGTTTGGCCGGATCGACATGGCCCGCGCGAGTCAGGAGCGAAAGGATGAGGTGAACTTCAAGACCGGTTACGGGTATTACATGACGAACGATTACGACAAAGCCTCCCGTTCGTTCTATGCCGTGAAGGATGGGAACAGCAAGTACGCCAGTGCCGCGCGCTACTACTATGCCCACATGGCCTACGTCAACCAGAACTATGAAACGGCGCTGAAGGAATTCCTGAAGCTCCGCGAATCGGAAGCCTTTGCCCCGGTAGCGCCTTACTACATCACGCAGATCTATTACAAGCAGGGCAAGTACGACGAGATACTCAAGTTCGCGCCCGGGGCACTCGACTCAAATGCCGCGAAAAACGGTATGGAAATCTCCCGCATGGTCGCCGAATCATTTTATCGCAAGGAAGCCTATGCGGACGCTTTGCCTTACCTCTCGGATTACGAGAAGAACTCGGGTGCCGCCGGCCGTGGCGACTGGTACCAATTGGCCTACTGTTATTATCGCACCAACCGGCACGAAGCGGCGATCCCGTATTTCCAAAAAGTGATCGGAGCCGACGACTCCCTGACGCAGAATGCCTACTACCACCTGGCGGATTGTTATCTCAAAACCAATGCAAGACGCAGCGCGCGGACGTCCTTTCAGTCTGCCGGCAAATCTTCCTTCGATCCGGAGATCCAGGAAGAATCACGCTTCGCCTATGCCAAGCTTTCCTATGAACTGAATTTCCAGTCGGCCGCGCTCGAAGCGTTCCGGACGTTCACGCGTGATTTCCCGAACAGCACCCACGTTGACGAAGCGAACGAATTGCTCGTCGGCATCTATGCCAATACGCGTAACTACAAGGACGCGCTCACGGCTATCGAAGCCGTGAAGAACAAGACGCCTTATATCAAAGCCGCTTATCAGAAAGTGGCTTATTACCGGGGTGTGGAGTGTTACATGGACAACCAACTGAAAGATGCGGTCACACTCTTCGCTACTTCACTGAAGTATCCCGTCGACCAGTTGTTGGTTGCGGAAGCCCAGTACTGGAAAGGGGAAGCCTTGTATCGCCAGAACGATTTCGACGGGGCGGTGCGTGCGTATAACGATTATCTCTTTACGCCGGCCGCGGTCAAGTCGCCGCGCTATAACCTGGCCAACTACAATGTCGGTTACGCCAATTTCAAGCGCGAGAACTATTCCGAAGCCCAACAGGCGTTCCGGAAGTACGTGAAGGACAAATCACAGACCGACCCGAAACGCTACAGCGATGCCCTCCTGCGGGTAGGCGATTGCCTGTTCATGCTGAAGGACCAGGTCGGCGCCTTGGATTATTACAACCAGGCTATTTCCAGCGGCGCCACATCGGGCGACTACGCGCTGTACCAGAAGGGCGTAATCCTCGGCGTGCAAGGCCGTTTCAACGACAAGATCCTCACGCTCGAGAAGCTCGTCGAGAAGTATCCCAAGTCGGTGTACTTCGACGACGCCGTATTCGAGATCGCACAGGCCAACCTGACGATCGGGAAGAACGAAGAAGCGCTCGAGAACTTCCGGAAGATCATCACCGATTATCCGAGCAGCAGCTACGTGAAGAAGGCGGAGTTGGGGGAGGCGCTGGTGTACTACAATACCCGTCAGGACGAACGTGCCATGGCCGCCTACAAGCGGATCGTGGAGAAATATCCGAACTCCGCCGAAGCGCGCGACGCCCTGGTGCAGATCAAGAACATCTCGGTGGCTCAGAACAAAGTGGACGACTACCTCACCTATGTGAAAGGCGTTCCGAACGCGGATGTGTCCATCGCCGGACAGGACAGCGTCACCTACGAAGCGGCCGAGCTGCGGTACACCCAGGGCAACTGCGAAGACGCGACGAAGGACTTCGACCAGTACCTGAAGCGTTTCCCGGACGCGATCTTCCGGGTCAACGCCAGCTACTATCGCTCCGATTGTCTCTTCCGGAGCAAGAAGTACGAAGACGCGCTGGAAGGTTATGAATACGTGATCTCCCAACCGCGTTCACCGTTCACGGAAAAATCTCTTCTCAATGCCGGTATCATCCAATACCGCTTGAAGCAATACGAGAAAGCCCTGCGGTACTACCGTACCCTCGAGTCGGTCGCCGAGGTGAAGGAGAACATCGTCCTCGCACAGGCCGGACAAATGCGGTCCAGTTTCCGGCTGAACGACTATTCATCGACGATCGCCATGGCGAATCGTGTCCTGGAATCCGGTACATCCGACAAGGACCTGCAGAACGAGGCGAACCTCCTGGCCGGTAAATCCTATTTCCAACAGGACGATCTGGGAGAAGCCAGGAAGTCGCTCAGCATCGTAGCGAAGCGCACGAACAGTGAAATGACGGCGGAGAGCAAGTACTACCTCGCCATGATCGAGTTCCGGTTGTCGAACTATAAGGAAAGTCAGAAGCTGATCTTCGAGATCCAGAACCAGGTGCCGTCGTACGATTACTGGATCGCCAAGGGCTTCATCCTGTTGGGTGATAACTACCTCGCGCAACGCGACACCTTCCAGGCGAAGGAGACCTACAAGAGCATCGTCGATAATTATCAGAAAGAGTCGTCGGATCCCGACGACCTCAAGGCGATCGCCCAGGAGAAACTCGGGGCACTGGAAAAAGATACGCCTCCGGTCATCGGAGAAGAAATGAACGAGAAATTGAAGGGCGAGCCCGCAGTAGAGGATACCCTGGAAATCAAATAG